The window GTGATATTTGGGACATGGCTTGATCACAGTGTGCCCTAATTGAAAAgattagatttttatttatttatttttttttttttttgagatttgatGGGTATCTTTTTATCTTTCATTTTCTTGTCGTTATTAATTTGGAGCTTTTAGGCATGATATTTTTATCAATAAAAATATTTTGAGGACACTGAATTATGCGTGTATCGCGTGCAAATGTGCCAAGCAATGATCCGCATCTCCAATGAATTTTTATGTATTAAAATATTAGCATTATGTCACGAGGAGATACAGATTGGGCAGTGAAACCAACCCACCTCAAACGGAAGTAAAATAATGCAGCGTGATAAGATAGGCACGCCACATGTAAGCCTGcagtcttttatatatatataatttttttataaagattttattttattttattttgcggTGGCTGTGCTCATGGGCCAATCAAAATTTTCCATATAATTTCACAATTATGGACGTGGTGTGGGTTTCACTGCTCAATCTAAGTTTCTGTGAGGGAGATCTATAAGTTAACTGAATTCTACAAGCCCTACCATGATTCATATGCTTTATCCAGACAgtacatctattttgccagctcattttaaaactTGACCCTAAAACTGAAGTACATACAAAGCTCACGTgcactacaccacaggaaaaggaaaatcgggataatgacatccacagttgaaaccttttttaggatctactttgatgtttatttaccatccaattcgTTGATAAGTTCACGCAGACTTTTAGATgaaggaaaatcataaatatcatattacatccaaaacttccgtgacttccaagaagttttggacgGTAGGTGTTTATTCCCAgttggtttctatggtgtggtccagctgagctttCGACAAGCGCTGCTCTTAAAATGAACTAATGgtacagatggacggtatggattaaacacatacatcatagtgggccctatagtCCGTCACCAGCAGTAATGTTGGGCTCCCCGCTCAATTATCCGCTTCCACGCTAAGAGACCTTGGTACCGTCGCCTCCTATTCAGTTTGATGATGCCAGTGCAGCTCTGCTCTCATCTTACACGCACTTCATCGGGAATCTACCGCACAAGGTTGTTAGGTTGCCAATCGAACCATTAACTTGAAGGACATTTCATGGatggtcaaccattaaaaatttcttgggggccataaaatttaaaaattaacttgatatttatattttctttttcatcaGGTCTGCGATCCAATCAACAggttgttggatggcaaataaacattacaatgaaccaagtagtttttaatggtgggtgttcaatcatcactgttttcctgtgatgtggtctacctgagatttggatttgcatcatttttgggcatgtgtcctaaaataatgatccaaaattgatggacggcatggataaaactcatatatcataatgggttccACAGACACAGTCTAGTTATGAGGTCGCGCGTTCATGCAAAAGCTGACGATGAAGAATCCTTTCCATTTTATTAATAGgcttaccctttttttttttttttttctcttttcattttcaaccgacTATGCCACGGATCGGACAGCAAGGACTGCAGGCTTGGTGTGGATTCCCAACCATGGGCCACCTAGAACGGCTCCCACCATATGGAGGGTTGGGATTCACCACTCGTAGAGAGCCACGACTTAGCTGTCACCCAAGCCAGTGATGTGGAGTGAGACCCTGACCATGAGACTCACCTCAATATATGTATggtatatctatgccatctatcCGTTTTGGGATATCGGttcaaaaatcaagtagattcaaatctcaagtgaaccacaacacaaAAAATAGAGGCGAATGATTAATAAAATCTTCATGGCCACGAAAGCTTTGaattaggttgatatttgtgttttcccttcatccagttctgtgcGACATTATCAACATTTTGGATAATGAACACTATGATGTAcctcaaaaaggttttaatgacGGGTGTCTAGGGACCAATGttacctgagatttgcatctgctttatttttaggctcattctctaaaataagtttagaaaatggatggacggtgtacatatataatgcatacatccaggtgggcccatgatcagcaTCCTACCCAAATAGAAGCGTTgcctggtgtgttgacatcacaaggttctgtgggcccactatgatgtatgtgttatatccacaccgtacatccattttaccataacaTATTTTGacatgggctcaaaaatgaggcagatccaatgtcaagtggaccacaccatataaatacctaccattgaaaactcttggaggccacaaaagttttgaatgaagctgatatttttttccctttatccagatctgtgtgaccttatgaaccggttggatggaaaatatacatcatggtaggccttaagAAACTTTCAAGAGTGGCATCCGTTTCTTTCTTACttttctgtagtgtggtacacttgagctttggatcttcatcACTTatagcccatgccctaaaatgatcttgaaaaatagaaggacagtgtggatgtaacacatacatcatggtggggcccacagaatctGGTGACGTCAAAACACCATGGAGGGCCGGTGGTGTGCGGCACACCGCGCAATCGGCTTCCCATGCATATCGCTGGATTTGAGGTCGTGCAGCCAAGTCGCGTCCGGAGATAAGACAAGTAGAAGAATAAAGTTCTGTTAATTTATTCGATTTTTGAAGAGAGTAGAAAACCTTGTTGCTTCCGCTCCCTCAATAAGAAGGGAACTTTCATGTGTTAATGCATTCACTTTCACATGCTCCAAACAATTCATTCTTCTTACTTACATTTGCACatctttttttgtgtgtgtgtgtgtgttaaaagaaagaGTTACTGTTGAAAGATGGAACAAAGTAATTCCCAAGAGAAAGATGATGGTTTCAAGCGTGGAGATGAGAAAGTCCCATTCTACAAGCTCTTCTCATTAGCAGATCCTTTGGACATTGTATTGATGATTGTTGGGACAGTTGCAGCCATTGCTGATGGGCTTTCTACCCCTCTAGCGACGCTCATCTACGGTGAGATTTTCGACTACTTTGGAGCTCCTACCGAGAACAGCCTTGTCCATGAAGTGTCCAAGGTATGATCAGGCCCCACATGTTATTATATTCATGGGAAAAGATATCATATGGTAGAACCCATCAACCTCGGAATACGGTAGAGCCGTCCATCCATGGTACACATGGCTGGGTGAATATATAGCAACTGAAACTGACCACTTTGATCATATTATCTAAGTACTTATCCAATCGTTGGCTTTCAAAAGATTATATGATGACGTATCGAATGTAGAGAAGTAATGGCTAGGTGGTCCATATGCATGGTTTTTTAAGCAGGGTACATCAATGATAGAGAGCTGACTGGATGGACGGCTCTGATTACTGTGTCAACCTGCCATGTGTGCTGCGGATAGATGGATCCACTATATTCCAGCTCCAGGGCTCCATCATATGATTGCTCTGGTATTTTGAAGGTATTTGTCCACTTGAGATGTTACATTGGAGAAATGATGCAGTAGAGCCAGTTGAATATTAATAAGGTTGGGCATCAATTGAAGTTGACCTGGTGTCTAAAagcactttattattattattattcagccTGTTTGTGTAATCATTTACATTACTTTTAATCTCTATTAGGAAAGAAATATAATTCCCGAGGTGTGTGTagctatatatatatgaaaaggtactacgcgctcgacctcacgagtccgtcccatgatgTCGAGCTgtttggccccaccgtgatgcgtttcgaacatctaccacATCAGTCAGATGCAGCATTCCATCGtgagcctaggtctcaaaaatcaagtcaaattgttccttgtgtgggccacaccacatacagaagtggggaggggccgtgcaccattaaaacatttataatcattttttgggcccaccgatgtggtttgcaaatccagaccatccattatgtgtgtcccacttgtatgagggttcagaccaactttcagcagcattcaaaactcaggtgggccccaccaagtgcttttatacgtttcaacggtgtcttcacatgattttaaatggtatggcctacctgagttccatatacggatgatttttgggatatcccataatttagaggggacccatcaaatgcacggtgttgatggtcgacacgcatcacggtggggcccacacagctcaacctcacgggagcttatcgtgaggtcgagcggatagtaccttttccctataaagagagagagagatattgcaTTACAAAAATTGGTTTTGTAAAAATTATGGATCCTATATatattgtgatatatatgtttaatctatgctgtccatccattttaccagctcattttaaggcatgagcctagaAATGAGGTAAATtgtaagttcaagtggaccacactgcaggaaacaaggggataatgacgtccataTTTAAAACCAAAAATTTGTatagggtccatagtgatgtgtatctgTCATATAACTTCCTCATAAggttagaaagaaataaatgaactATGAATACAAACAttatcttgatcaaaaacttttgtggcccccaattaGTTTTCAATGAttggtgttcaattcccactgtagcatgtggtgtggtctacatgtgctttggatatctcatttttgagttcgtgccctaaaatgagctcataaaacagatggacggtcaggatcagacacatacatcacggtgtcccCCTCAGATTTTACATTTTTCATTGTATCTCCACCTCTATTTTGGTGATACCGTGAATGTCAAGATCCTGTTCACATAAATTTCGaatggtaaataattattatccattGAATTGCAATTATCACGGTAAATGGTAAAATAAACAAGGTATTTGTTTTTAATTTACTttgtaaatcattataaataaataataattatttacctaccGAATTCCTAATCCAAGCAGATATTGACAGCTTTGCTTTTTTGAAGCAACCAATCCTAAAACTGAGAACGGGTGTGAAaaaattggggcccaccgtgatgtatgtggcttatccacactgtccatccgttctgCCAGCTACTTTTAAAGTATGTTCCCAGTTATGAAGTAAATCCgaacttcaagtggaccacaccacaggaaataatttgaattatatgcctaccgttgaaaacttcttagggctcccataagttttggatcaagctgatatttgtgtttttcccttgtCTGTGTCCgtgagaccttatgaacaggttagatggggcctgggaaggaaacaactttaaaaaaaaaaaaaaaagaaaaaagaaagaaagaagaaggatgtTTTAAgatatgtggttcacttgagcattagatctgcctattttttatctcatgcactaaaatattttaataaaacagatggacagcttggataagtcacatacatcaaggtggggcccacatgattttacCGGTTTTCGAAGTAAAAATAATCGTCCAGTACCAAAGATTCTTTACCAGTAATAATGCTGTGCATTTAAGAGCATTTACTAGgatatgaaaaatcaaacaccccctaaTTAAGTGGTGCTCTACCTTAGTAGGTTTCAACTCCGACTACATGGCGGGTCTTCTCTTCCATCCTTTCCCATTCCATGGAGAAATACCTTACATCTACAAGAATTGGAATATGGGTAGTTTCATATGGCTGCATCATACATGGCAGGGCTATCTTTTCATTAGATTTGGCCGTTCACggggacccaccatggatggaagTTGACTTAACGGTTATGCATAGGGTgtaatgatcctagccatctgaacAGTGGCCTTCCAATCTAATggtgcaaaaaagaaaaaagaaaaaaaagcagtTAATGGTAAATGTCAGGGGGCTGAAAGTAATTAAAGATACAGCGACAGCTCTATGATCTACTGATAGGTATGATTTTCAAATCATCATGGATCCATCCATCTATAATCTTAGTTGGACAGGACACTTCAGATTGATGGACAAACCTACCAAGTGTAATGTTGTAATGTAGAGAGATGGCTCTGCCATATTCCAGTTCTTCTGATCAATTAGGTGGGTTtccatcaatgtggcccacttatgctCACTCTCCCAAATGGATGAGATTATAAGCAGCCATTCATTAAGAGGGTCCCATGTAAAATGTTCCTTGGCACACCTGATGAGTAGGCCAACCTGATTCTAATGGCATATTGACtgggcccacgtgatgaacggcttggatgcgTTGGAGGTTTGTGTTTAAATAGCATTGAAATTATTCATACTATGTCTATGGTCATATTTCAGGGATGTTTGAAGTTACTGTACTTGGCTGCAGGTTCTGGTGCCGCTTCCTTCCTTCGTAAGTGCATATCTCCGTTTCCAACATTGGAGTTGATATTTAAAGCCCTAATCTTGATACAGATACCCCTTCTCTTTAGATATAATGGTTAGATtagaagggtgtgtttggttccgccaaattagactgattaatagtgaaatttcatgatatttggtgcaaccaaacgcgccATAAACTATAAATCTTTAATACATAATTGCTGTTAATTAAGTAGACTAAGATGGGCTCATCTTTTGGTGGCACCCTAACAGGCCATTGTATTTTCCCATTCAGAATATCTGGTTTCTGAGGCAATTGGGCCATAGAACTCTTGTTAGAAGCAATCAAGAGAATCCAATTTTCTACTTGAAAGATGACTGGCAAAACAGTATCTGTTGAGCTGATCCCAAATAGCAGGGATTGAGCTATTGTTATAAGGGTGGAGCGAACACAATCGATAGAAATGCATATAGAGAAATCATTCGCTTTTTCTAAATATGCTAAACATGGATCCAAATGCATACACAGAAATGCCTAGTTCTACAGGACTACTTGAGAAATTAGTTCTAGTCAGAGTACGTCTCTGATATATAGAAAGGGGAAATGGTATGAAGTTCGTCTCACTGTCAGCTGCAGTGGGACAAACCATGACTTGGGTGGACCCTACTAGATCAGCCAATGGACTGGGTGGCCCACCTTGTCCCAGGGGACTTGATCTGACTATGATACAAGACATTGTCATCTCAATGTAGGCAGTGGTTTTCTAACCATTACATACTGCAGAGGTTTCGAGCTGGATGGTCACGGGTGAAAGACAAGCAGCGCACATTCGGAGTCTGTATCTGAAAACCATACTGAGGCAAGACATCACATTCTTCGACAAGGAAACAAGAGCCGGAGAGGTTGTTGGGAGGATGTCTGGGGATACCATACTCATTCAAGAAGCCATGGGGGAGAAGGTGAGAGATGTTCTTCAACTGCATATCACAAATTCAGTAACAAAAATCCTTGTTCGTTGTGTATTATATATGCATTTTCCTTCCATTTATGCTTCTTCTAGGATTGTTATCAGTTCCCAACATCTCGGACTTTCGGTCCCTTGCCCCGTCAAAATTACATTGTTATTGACAAATAGATGAAGGATCAAACAAGATATATGATGAAAGAGAAATACCTTTAatctgtgtttggttgcactattGAAGTGAATTGCAATTACATTAGTTTCCATATTGAAGGACTTTTGATCAAAACTGCAATTACATTATTTTCAAATTGGACTCAAATCAAAAGCAACTTCAACCAGAGGGCTACTTATTACGGATCCCATCTTACACTTTAATTTAGaactagttattgcaattcaagattcaataATGCATTTGAGGAAGGCCTTAGTTATTATTTCACTACAGATTTAAGAAAAAGGTAAAGAGAGGATCCAAGAACCTCTAACAGAATTAGTTCCATACCTGTAATGGCCAGGAATCACTCAAGAGGGTCTTTGATTAGGTGTATAACAAAAGTCTTATAAGAAGTTTCTGCTGTTATTGAAGACAATAATACCTGTAgatagcttcttcttttttaaaaatttttttcttAGTGAAACATGGAACTTGGCTTCAACCCAAGGTTGAGAAGCTCACATTAGAAGTTTCTATGGTTATTGAAGTCAATAATACCTTGCAGGCTGCTTCATCCATTTCATGGTTGGCATTCTTCTCAGGTAGGGAAGTTCATACAGCTTGTTTCAGCCTTCTTTGGTGGCTTTTTGGTAGCCTTTATAAAAGGATGGCTTCTCTCTCTCGCATTGCTTTCATGTGTTCCTCCGATGGTTGTGGCCGGTGCAGCCATGTCAATATTCATATCAAAAATGTCAAGCCGTGGACAGATAGCATATGTCGGCGCAGGGAATGTTGTAGAACAAACGATCGGATCCATTAGAACTGTAAGCACATTTTGTcagtaaaataatattttgattGGCTTTTCATATGCTGTTGTTTGGCATTCTCAGATCACCAAACATAGTTGTATTGATTCATTCTTCACTACTAATGTATGTAAGGTTGCATCCTTTACTGGTGAGAAGAAAGCTATCAAAAAATATAACAGGTCTTTGAAAGCTGCATACATATCCACTGTCCAACAAGGGGCTGCCACTGGCTTTGGAATCGGAGCGGTTCTATGTATCTTGTTTTGTAGCTATGGATTAGCAGCATGGTATGGCTCCAAGTTGATAATTCACAAAGGCTACACTGGTGGAGATATCATCACTGTGATGGTCGCAATCATGACCGGCGGAATGTAAGTCAGTCTGCTAGTGCATACAAGCATGATATATGTGAAATGGATATTCACAGCAGCAGAGATTGGTCTGTTACTGGGGCCATTATCTATGTTGTGTGTGCCATGCCGTTAATTTTAGTGGCCCTTTCTCACCTTTGTCTCTTAAAAACTCGCATTGAACCAGGTCACTAGGTCAGGCATCACCATGCGTGAATGCATTTGCAGCAGGGCAAGCTGCAGCATACAAGATGTTCGAGACAATCAGGCGAAAACCAAAGATCGATGCCTATGATACAAGTGGGATTATATTGGAAGATATCAAAGGTGATATCGAATTAAGGGATGTTTACTTTAGCTACCCCACAAGGCCtgattttcaggtattttctgGGTTCTCGCTGCATGTTCAGAGTGGCATAACTATGGCTCTAGTTGGAGAGAGCGGAAGCGGGAAATCAACCGTGATCAGTCTGGTGGAGAGATTTTATGATCCTCAAGCAGGTGAAGTGCTCATAGACGGCATCAACTTAAAGACACTGAAGCTTGGATGGATCAGGGAGAAAATCGGGCTTGTTAGTCAAGAACCCGTTTTATTCACGACAACCATAAAGGAGAATATACTGTATGGAAAGGCTGATGCAACACTTGAAGAAATCAAGACAGCAATTGAGCTTGCTAATGCTACAAAGTTCATAAAGAAGATGCCACATGTAACAtaatttacatttttcttttctatACAGGTTGCTATCATCTTCACTAGCTAATTAGAGTTGTATTCTACAGGGGCTAGACACTATGGTTGGTGAGCATGGAAATCAACTGTCTGGCGGGCAGAAACAGAGGATTGCGATTACCAGGGCGATTTTGAAGAACCCCAAGATCTTGCTTCTCGATGAAGCGACGAGTGCGTTAGATGCCGGGTCTGAGCACATTGTTCAAGAAGCACTAGTGAGGATCATGTTGAACAGGACGACTGTGGTCATTGCACATCGGTTGAGCACGGTGAGGAATGCCGATGTGATAGCAGTGGTTCATCAAGGAAACATTGTGGAGCAAGGTACTTGTCTACCATTTTATGGAATtcaatttcctttttttaaaaatttatttatttaagatttTGATGAAAAACCTGAGACTAGAAAATAAAGCAAAACCTTTCAGGTTTCATGTTGTAGATAAATGTTCTGGTTTCGTTTATCAGGTTCTCACTTGGAGTTGATCAAAGATCCAGATGGGGCT is drawn from Magnolia sinica isolate HGM2019 chromosome 5, MsV1, whole genome shotgun sequence and contains these coding sequences:
- the LOC131246974 gene encoding ABC transporter B family member 9-like, translating into MEQSNSQEKDDGFKRGDEKVPFYKLFSLADPLDIVLMIVGTVAAIADGLSTPLATLIYGEIFDYFGAPTENSLVHEVSKGCLKLLYLAAGSGAASFLQVSSWMVTGERQAAHIRSLYLKTILRQDITFFDKETRAGEVVGRMSGDTILIQEAMGEKVGKFIQLVSAFFGGFLVAFIKGWLLSLALLSCVPPMVVAGAAMSIFISKMSSRGQIAYVGAGNVVEQTIGSIRTVASFTGEKKAIKKYNRSLKAAYISTVQQGAATGFGIGAVLCILFCSYGLAAWYGSKLIIHKGYTGGDIITVMVAIMTGGM